The Allorhodopirellula heiligendammensis genome includes a window with the following:
- a CDS encoding DUF502 domain-containing protein: MTAMNHVNRHFSFLRATAIGGIFFLLPLVVLCVLLGQVAQVVVAIAMQIHPILRDWLGIQGTTGYALVIVIVVLIIVLLCFLAGMLASRSIARRFTTWVEKYLLMMFPRYAIFKEQLSGNIGGEIAKNRLKPVCVQLEGYTRLAFEVERSISGVSNAPDRENSERKIGETPTHDELVTLYLPGSPDPWSGTVINVTPDRVRAIQTPFPDVLGAFEKLGLDSQKILRGESVHEN; this comes from the coding sequence ATGACCGCCATGAATCACGTCAATCGTCACTTCTCATTTCTCCGTGCGACTGCCATTGGGGGGATTTTCTTCCTACTTCCCTTGGTCGTCTTATGCGTGCTGTTGGGTCAAGTTGCCCAGGTGGTGGTCGCCATCGCGATGCAAATCCATCCCATCCTGCGAGACTGGCTTGGGATTCAGGGGACCACCGGCTATGCCCTGGTGATTGTGATTGTGGTACTGATCATTGTCCTACTGTGTTTTCTGGCTGGGATGCTGGCCAGCCGCTCGATCGCGCGTCGGTTCACGACGTGGGTCGAAAAATACCTGTTGATGATGTTCCCCCGTTACGCCATTTTCAAAGAGCAACTCAGCGGCAACATTGGTGGTGAGATAGCCAAAAACCGGCTGAAACCCGTGTGCGTGCAACTGGAGGGATATACCCGATTAGCCTTCGAAGTCGAGCGTTCCATTTCAGGTGTTTCGAATGCTCCCGACCGAGAGAACTCAGAGCGGAAGATTGGCGAAACCCCGACGCATGATGAACTGGTCACGCTGTACCTGCCGGGTTCGCCCGATCCCTGGAGTGGCACGGTCATCAACGTCACACCCGACCGTGTGCGGGCGATTCAAACTCCGTTCCCCGACGTGCTTGGCGCCTTTGAAAAACTCGGGCTGGACTCCCAGAAAATATTGCGTGGCGAATCGGTGCACGAGAACTAA
- a CDS encoding phosphatase PAP2 family protein, whose translation MLDQKDTPLDRSHHDTSRSEPVSAAHVSPRLDCPQPIASASRPGISTATTEATTLYRPETLVYMAAIMAMMVPVLTLIDAGVAAFFATSPLPRDLDSALELSLIFSHGTGVFLVLMTIMLFAPRMRWQVPRLATLALGGGAVATITKWFVLRPRPNSLDLAYFGSDSAWLWAFDWDLSEIAAFDASTRAFPSANVVTATALTIGLWIMLPRGRVLFATIWIGVLLERLHAGAHFLSDACGGIAIGLLWSFVCYHPKLMGTLFDRMAPEPRRRRRSSDSISLPSGAGDRKLAAATATSTTSASRSPSDDHPGFSKQDTAGREQTQTHFDERAA comes from the coding sequence ATGCTCGATCAAAAGGACACTCCCTTGGATCGCTCCCACCACGATACTTCACGTTCGGAACCCGTCAGTGCCGCGCACGTCAGTCCGCGTCTGGACTGCCCGCAACCGATTGCCTCGGCGAGTCGCCCGGGCATCAGCACGGCGACGACGGAGGCCACGACGCTCTATCGCCCTGAGACGCTCGTATATATGGCCGCCATCATGGCCATGATGGTACCGGTGTTGACCCTTATCGACGCGGGTGTGGCGGCATTCTTTGCAACTTCACCGCTGCCTCGTGATCTGGACTCAGCGCTCGAACTGTCATTGATATTCTCGCATGGCACGGGGGTATTTCTCGTGCTGATGACCATCATGCTGTTCGCCCCGCGGATGCGTTGGCAAGTACCGCGACTGGCCACACTTGCCCTGGGCGGCGGTGCAGTGGCAACAATTACGAAGTGGTTTGTGCTTCGCCCCCGCCCGAATAGTTTGGATTTGGCATACTTCGGTAGCGATTCGGCCTGGCTGTGGGCGTTTGACTGGGACCTCAGCGAAATTGCTGCGTTCGACGCGAGCACGCGTGCGTTCCCCAGTGCCAACGTCGTGACGGCCACCGCGTTGACGATTGGTTTGTGGATCATGCTACCGCGTGGACGGGTGCTTTTTGCGACCATCTGGATCGGTGTGCTATTGGAACGCCTGCATGCCGGGGCACACTTTCTCAGCGACGCCTGCGGCGGCATCGCAATTGGCTTGTTGTGGTCGTTCGTCTGTTACCATCCCAAATTGATGGGAACGCTATTCGATCGCATGGCCCCTGAACCTCGTCGACGGCGGCGATCGAGCGACTCCATTTCACTCCCCAGCGGGGCGGGCGATCGTAAGCTTGCCGCAGCTACGGCTACGTCCACAACATCAGCAAGTCGCTCCCCCTCCGATGATCACCCAGGGTTTAGCAAGCAAGACACTGCCGGGCGTGAGCAAACTCAAACTCATTTTGACGAACGGGCCGCCTGA